In Primulina eburnea isolate SZY01 unplaced genomic scaffold, ASM2296580v1 ctg709, whole genome shotgun sequence, a single genomic region encodes these proteins:
- the LOC140821666 gene encoding uncharacterized protein, with protein MNCFVWNARGLGNPRAFRELRRLVDKSNPSMMFICETKLYKSQYASWRSYIQFKGIFSVECEGRKGGLVMLWKDMYDIKICSFSSGHIDCIVSAEQKFWRFTGFSGNPIPELQQLPWLVGGDFNEIIFNSEKYGCSLRPQSQMTAFNDTINGCLFKQHNGEHIFERLDRFLGNAEWQMLFPLAEVTHLDFYSSDHRLISISMKMGCEAEFRKRPSRFTFEHKWMLEEDFQSVMDQWKNNVNFMELPSKLNQFSGILKSWAGSRFSDFPRKIELLRKEINELLTPSQAKNNSVRLVFLEHELEKLLIQEEMHWNQRARTNWMAHGDGNTKFFHSFASERKRSNLIKGLVDDSGRWWYKESDIADIFVK; from the exons ATGAATTGTTTCGTTTGGAATGCTCGTGGGCTTGGTAACCCACGAGCATTCCGAGAGCTCAGGCGCCTGGTAGACAAAAGTAACCCCTCGATGATGTTTATTTGTGAAACTAAATTATATAAATCACAATATGCTTCTTGGAGATCTTACATCCAATTTAAAGGGATATTCTCTGTGGAGTGCGAAGGGCGTAAAGGTGGTTTGGTTATGCTTTGGAAAGACATGTATGATATTAAGATTTGCTCGTTTTCTTCTGGCCACATTGACTGCATTGTATCGGCTGAGCAGAAATTTTGGAGATTCACTGGTTTCTCTGGCAACCCG ATTCCTGAACTCCAACAGTTACCATGGCTTGTGGGTGGAGATTTcaatgaaattattttcaacAGTGAGAAATATGGATGTTCTTTGCGTCCTCAATCTCAAATGACAGCTTTTAATGACACCATTAATGGTTGTTTGTT TAAACAGCATAATGGAGAACATATTTTTGAAAGGCTGGACAGGTTTCTTGGCAATGCTGAGTGGCAGATGCTATTCCCTCTAGCAGAAGTAACTCATCTTGATTTCTATAGTTCAGATCATAGACTCATTTCAATTTCCATGAAGATGGGGTGTGAGGCAGAATTCAGGAAAAGACCTTCGAGATTTACGTTCGAACATAAATGGATGTTGGAGGAAGATTTCCAATCGGTTATGGATCAATGGAAGAATAATGTCAATTTTATGGAGCTACCTAGTAAATTAAATCAGTTCAGCGGTATCCTTAAGTCTTGGGCTGGTTCTAGGTTCTCCGACTTTCCTAGGAAAATTGAGCTTCTTCGCAAAGAGATAAACGAATTATTGACTCCATCTCAAGCAAAAAACAATTCTGTCAGATTAGTTTTTTTGGAGCATGAACTTGAAAAACTTTTGATCCAGGAAGAGATGCACTGGAACCAAAGGGCTCGAACTAACTGGATGGCTCATGGTGATGGTAATACTAAATTCTTTCACTCATTCGCTTCTGAGAGGAAACGCTCCAACCTTATCAAAGGACTTGTGGATGATAGTGGTAGGTGGTGGTATAAAGAAAGTGACATTGCAGATATCTTTGTAAAGTAA